The Mixta hanseatica genome includes a region encoding these proteins:
- the wbjC gene encoding UDP-2-acetamido-2,6-beta-L-arabino-hexul-4-ose reductase, with the protein MKKILVTGAGGFIGKNLLAALQQHNLQVITHLHSDAIELLEDKVKDVDFIYHLAGVNRPLENNEFVTSNIDFTQTLIDCIGKVNKGIAVVYSSSIQAQLDNPYGQSKRRAEELLAQAEEAGLVKSYIYRLPGVFGKWCRPNYNSVVATFCHNIINRIPLRIDNSAHQLELVYIDDVVSAFISHLSESDSETGFKKITVTYTITLQELADRLQQFHSSRSTLVTQSVGVGLNRALYATYLSYLDPARFSYSVPVYKDDRGVFSEILKTPEHGQFSFFTAKPGVTRGGHYHHSKNEKFVVLQGKALFKFENIITGEIYETVKTAAEIEVVETVPGWAHNIKNIGENDLIVMLWANEIFDRDKPDTFSWSM; encoded by the coding sequence ATGAAAAAAATACTTGTTACCGGTGCAGGAGGTTTTATTGGTAAAAACCTCCTTGCGGCATTGCAACAACATAATCTTCAGGTTATTACACATCTTCATAGTGACGCTATTGAATTGCTTGAAGATAAAGTAAAGGATGTTGATTTTATTTATCACTTGGCGGGCGTTAATCGCCCGTTAGAAAATAATGAATTTGTTACTTCAAATATAGATTTTACACAAACCCTTATCGACTGTATCGGCAAGGTAAACAAAGGCATCGCTGTAGTTTATTCTTCTTCAATACAGGCTCAGCTGGATAATCCATACGGGCAGAGTAAAAGAAGAGCCGAAGAATTATTAGCACAAGCTGAAGAAGCTGGCTTAGTTAAAAGCTATATTTATCGTCTGCCTGGCGTATTTGGGAAGTGGTGCCGCCCTAATTATAATTCTGTTGTTGCAACGTTTTGTCATAACATCATCAATCGGATCCCTTTGCGTATAGATAATTCGGCTCATCAGCTTGAACTGGTCTATATAGACGATGTGGTTTCAGCGTTCATCAGCCATCTGAGCGAATCCGACTCTGAGACAGGATTTAAAAAAATAACCGTCACCTATACTATAACATTACAGGAATTAGCGGACAGGCTACAACAATTCCACTCATCCAGAAGTACTCTTGTTACCCAGTCAGTGGGGGTTGGATTGAACCGAGCTCTCTATGCAACCTATTTGAGCTATCTCGACCCGGCGCGTTTTTCCTATTCGGTACCGGTCTACAAAGATGATCGGGGTGTATTTAGCGAAATTCTGAAAACGCCTGAACATGGGCAGTTTTCGTTTTTTACGGCTAAGCCTGGCGTGACACGTGGCGGTCACTACCATCACAGTAAAAATGAAAAATTTGTTGTTCTGCAGGGAAAGGCGCTTTTTAAATTTGAAAATATTATTACGGGTGAGATTTATGAGACGGTAAAAACGGCGGCGGAGATTGAGGTAGTCGAAACCGTTCCTGGTTGGGCTCATAACATTAAAAACATCGGTGAAAATGACTTGATTGTTATGCTATGGGCAAATGAGATTTTTGATCGAGATAAACCTGATACTTTCAGTTGGAGTATGTAA
- the hisH gene encoding imidazole glycerol phosphate synthase subunit HisH, whose protein sequence is MNVVILDTGCANLSSVKAAIQRLGYQPQVSREADIVLQADKLLLPGVGTAQAAMDQLRERELVELIKACTQPTLGICLGMQLLGSGSDENGGVATLGIIDQPVELMTDHGLPLPHMGWNRVTPKAGEHLFRGIEDNSWFYFVHSYAMPVNPYTIAQCDYGQPFTAAVQKDNFYGVQFHPERSGKAGAQLLKNFLEM, encoded by the coding sequence ATGAACGTGGTGATTCTGGATACCGGTTGCGCCAATCTCTCGTCGGTGAAAGCAGCCATCCAACGCCTGGGCTATCAGCCGCAGGTCAGCCGCGAGGCGGATATTGTGCTGCAGGCAGACAAGCTGCTTCTGCCGGGCGTCGGCACCGCTCAGGCAGCAATGGATCAGCTGCGTGAACGCGAGCTGGTGGAGCTGATTAAAGCCTGTACCCAGCCGACCTTAGGGATCTGTCTGGGCATGCAGCTGCTTGGCAGCGGCAGCGATGAAAACGGCGGGGTGGCCACCTTAGGGATTATTGACCAGCCGGTAGAGCTCATGACCGACCACGGCCTGCCGCTGCCGCATATGGGCTGGAACCGCGTCACGCCGAAAGCGGGCGAACATCTGTTTCGCGGCATTGAAGATAACAGCTGGTTCTATTTCGTCCACAGCTATGCGATGCCGGTTAACCCGTACACCATCGCCCAGTGCGACTATGGTCAGCCTTTTACCGCTGCGGTACAGAAAGACAATTTCTACGGCGTCCAGTTCCACCCGGAGCGTTCCGGCAAAGCGGGCGCGCAGCTGCTGAAAAATTTCCTGGAGATGTAA
- the hisF gene encoding imidazole glycerol phosphate synthase subunit HisF, translating into MLAKRIIPCLDVRDGQVVKGVQFRNHEIIGDIVPLAQRYAEEGADELVFYDITASSDGRVVDKSWVARVAEVIDIPFCVAGGIKSAEDAAQILSFGADKISINSPALADPELITRLADRFGVQCMVVGIDTWFDEQSGKYHVNQYTGDEKRTRVTQWETLEWVEEVQKRGAGEIVLNMMNQDGVRNGYDLVQLQKVREVCKVPLIASGGAGTMAHFLEAFRDANVDGALAASVFHKQIINIGDLKRFLIEQGVEIRPC; encoded by the coding sequence ATGCTGGCAAAACGGATAATTCCCTGTCTTGATGTGCGCGATGGCCAGGTGGTTAAAGGCGTGCAGTTTCGCAATCACGAAATCATTGGCGACATCGTGCCGCTGGCGCAGCGCTATGCTGAGGAAGGCGCGGACGAACTAGTTTTTTATGATATTACCGCTTCCAGCGATGGCCGCGTGGTGGATAAAAGCTGGGTGGCGCGCGTAGCGGAAGTGATCGATATTCCGTTCTGCGTCGCTGGCGGCATTAAAAGCGCCGAAGACGCCGCGCAGATCCTCTCTTTTGGCGCCGACAAAATTTCTATTAACTCACCGGCGCTGGCCGATCCCGAGCTGATTACGCGCCTGGCGGACCGCTTTGGCGTGCAGTGTATGGTAGTGGGCATCGATACCTGGTTTGACGAGCAGAGCGGAAAATATCACGTTAATCAGTATACCGGCGATGAAAAGCGTACCCGGGTTACACAATGGGAGACGCTGGAGTGGGTAGAGGAAGTGCAAAAGCGCGGCGCAGGCGAAATCGTACTGAACATGATGAACCAGGACGGCGTGCGTAACGGCTATGATTTAGTGCAGCTGCAGAAAGTGCGCGAGGTGTGTAAAGTGCCGCTTATCGCCTCCGGCGGCGCAGGCACCATGGCCCATTTCCTCGAAGCCTTCCGTGACGCTAACGTCGATGGCGCGCTGGCCGCCTCGGTATTTCATAAGCAGATTATCAATATCGGCGACCTGAAACGGTTCCTGATTGAACAAGGTGTGGAGATTCGCCCGTGTTAA
- the hisA gene encoding 1-(5-phosphoribosyl)-5-[(5-phosphoribosylamino)methylideneamino]imidazole-4-carboxamide isomerase: protein MIIPALDLIDGKVVRLHQGDYGQQRDYGSDPLPRLQAYQHQGAQLLHLVDLTGAKNPAARQLTLLKQLLAGVEVPVQIGGGIRSRDDVAALLEAGATRVVVGSTAVKQPEEVQRWFNEFGPQAIVLALDVRIDADNRKEVAISGWQEAAGVTLEQVIEQFLPFGLQHVLCTDISRDGTLSGSNVALYQEVSSRFPQVAFQSSGGIGSLDDIAALRNSGARGVIVGRALLEDKFTVSEAISCWQNG, encoded by the coding sequence ATGATAATCCCGGCGTTAGATTTGATTGATGGCAAGGTGGTGCGTCTGCATCAGGGAGATTACGGTCAGCAGCGCGATTACGGGAGCGATCCGCTGCCGCGCCTGCAGGCATATCAGCACCAGGGCGCGCAGCTGCTGCATCTGGTCGATTTAACCGGCGCCAAAAATCCGGCGGCGCGTCAGCTGACATTATTAAAACAGCTGCTAGCGGGCGTTGAGGTGCCGGTACAGATTGGCGGCGGCATTCGCAGCCGTGACGATGTCGCCGCACTGCTGGAAGCGGGCGCAACACGCGTGGTGGTTGGCTCGACGGCGGTGAAACAGCCGGAAGAGGTACAGCGCTGGTTTAACGAGTTTGGCCCGCAGGCGATTGTGCTGGCGCTGGATGTGCGCATCGATGCCGATAATCGCAAAGAGGTGGCGATCAGCGGCTGGCAGGAAGCGGCAGGCGTTACGCTGGAGCAGGTTATCGAGCAGTTCCTGCCCTTTGGACTACAGCACGTGTTATGCACCGATATTTCCCGTGACGGCACGCTAAGCGGCTCGAACGTTGCGCTCTATCAGGAAGTATCCTCGCGTTTCCCGCAGGTCGCTTTTCAGTCTTCCGGCGGTATCGGCTCACTGGATGACATCGCTGCCCTGCGCAACAGCGGCGCACGGGGTGTGATTGTTGGACGCGCCCTGCTGGAAGATAAATTTACGGTTTCGGAGGCCATTTCATGCTGGCAAAACGGATAA
- the hisIE gene encoding bifunctional phosphoribosyl-AMP cyclohydrolase/phosphoribosyl-ATP diphosphatase HisIE codes for MLTEQQLSQLDWEKTGGMMPVIVQHQVSGEVLMHGYMNPEALDKTLREQKVTFWSRTKQRLWTKGETSGHFLNVVSITPDCDNDTLLVLAQPIGPTCHLGTSSCFSPAATDWTFLYQLEQLLAERKQADPDSSYTAKLYASGTKRIAQKVGEEGVETALAATVNDRHELTNEASDLLYHLMVLLQDQDLDLSAIINNLRARHKA; via the coding sequence GTGTTAACAGAACAGCAGCTTTCCCAACTGGACTGGGAAAAAACCGGCGGCATGATGCCGGTAATTGTCCAACATCAGGTATCCGGCGAAGTATTAATGCACGGCTATATGAACCCGGAAGCGCTGGATAAAACTCTGCGCGAGCAGAAGGTTACCTTTTGGTCACGCACCAAACAGCGCCTGTGGACTAAAGGCGAGACGTCAGGTCATTTCCTCAACGTAGTCAGCATCACGCCCGACTGCGATAACGATACGCTGCTGGTGCTGGCGCAGCCCATTGGCCCCACCTGTCATCTGGGCACCTCCAGCTGCTTTTCGCCCGCAGCAACAGACTGGACCTTTCTTTATCAGCTGGAACAGCTGCTGGCGGAACGCAAACAGGCCGATCCAGACAGCTCTTACACCGCTAAGCTATACGCCAGCGGCACCAAGCGCATTGCGCAAAAAGTGGGAGAAGAAGGCGTCGAGACCGCCCTGGCCGCCACGGTTAACGATCGTCATGAGCTGACCAACGAAGCCTCTGACCTGCTCTATCACCTGATGGTGCTGTTGCAGGATCAGGATCTCGATCTGAGCGCGATTATCAATAACCTGCGCGCAAGGCATAAGGCGTAA
- a CDS encoding polysaccharide biosynthesis protein: MFESKTLLITGGTGSFGNAVLDRFLETNIAEIRIFSRDEKKQDDMRKRYKNPKLKFYLGDVRDYQSIANAMRGVDFVFHAAALKQVPSCEFYPLEAVKTNVLGTENVIEAAINYEVKRVVCLSTDKAVYPINAMGISKAMMEKIMVAKARNINGSGTVVCGTRYGNVMASRGSVIPLFVNQVMSNEPITITDPEMTRFMMSLEDAVDLVLHAFVHGNNGDIFVQKAPASTVGVLAQAITEIMNKPGYAIKVIGTRHGEKLYETLLTREEMLHAEDQGDYYRIPADNRDLNYDKYFAEGEKKIAEIVDYNSHNTTRLDLEGTKKLLLKLKFMQEIVKGNLVQPEH, translated from the coding sequence ATGTTTGAATCAAAAACTCTACTTATTACTGGCGGCACCGGCTCTTTTGGTAATGCTGTTTTAGATCGTTTCCTAGAGACGAATATTGCAGAAATTCGTATTTTTAGCCGTGATGAAAAAAAACAGGATGATATGCGTAAGCGTTACAAAAATCCTAAGCTGAAATTTTATTTAGGTGACGTACGTGATTACCAAAGCATTGCCAATGCCATGCGCGGAGTTGATTTTGTTTTTCATGCCGCTGCATTAAAACAAGTGCCGTCGTGCGAATTTTATCCTCTTGAAGCGGTTAAGACGAACGTTCTGGGCACTGAAAACGTAATTGAAGCTGCGATTAACTATGAAGTTAAGCGTGTGGTTTGTTTAAGTACCGATAAAGCGGTCTACCCCATCAATGCTATGGGAATTTCCAAAGCGATGATGGAAAAAATTATGGTCGCCAAGGCCAGAAATATCAATGGTAGCGGTACCGTTGTTTGTGGTACACGTTATGGTAACGTGATGGCGTCACGTGGTTCAGTCATACCATTGTTTGTTAATCAGGTCATGAGTAACGAACCTATTACTATTACCGATCCTGAAATGACCCGCTTTATGATGAGTCTTGAAGACGCGGTAGATTTGGTTCTTCACGCTTTTGTTCATGGTAATAACGGCGATATTTTTGTTCAAAAAGCACCTGCTTCAACAGTAGGTGTATTAGCTCAGGCTATTACTGAAATAATGAATAAGCCCGGCTATGCTATTAAAGTGATCGGCACTCGTCACGGTGAAAAATTGTATGAAACGCTTCTCACTCGTGAAGAGATGTTACATGCGGAAGATCAGGGTGATTATTATAGGATTCCCGCTGACAATCGCGATTTGAATTATGATAAATACTTTGCCGAAGGTGAGAAGAAAATTGCTGAAATTGTAGATTATAATTCACATAATACTACACGCTTAGATCTTGAAGGCACTAAAAAATTATTGCTCAAACTTAAATTCATGCAGGAAATAGTAAAAGGTAATTTAGTACAGCCGGAGCATTAA
- the wzzB gene encoding LPS O-antigen chain length determinant protein WzzB, which translates to MNQENKTTSDQSLLRQTFYNNDDELDLLDVVAQLWNGKKTIIATVILFLLLAIAYLFLAKEKWTSEAIVTQPSAGQVANYNAALNVLYSESPQDKPGVVELQHQLFNRFSASITALSGALQNLDQPLALKIASVTAGQPDPLSVKFTAQTAQEAQAQVTHFIQLVNNDVVQDYGADIKRNLAVKTRELTDSLTSQQEVAKERKTRRIEALKQALKVAEDAGITSSQLTQAEFLSDDTLYLLGSRALSSSIANEATKPLPLDDNYYATQRALRLIQDLKIQVDNLQSFRYIMEPDLPIRRDSPKKGLTLVLAVLLGGIVGSAVVLGRNMASTYRQRKQSA; encoded by the coding sequence ATGAACCAAGAAAATAAGACAACTTCGGATCAGTCTTTACTTCGTCAGACCTTTTATAACAATGATGATGAGCTTGACCTGCTGGATGTTGTGGCTCAGCTGTGGAACGGTAAAAAGACCATTATCGCCACCGTGATTTTATTTTTGTTACTGGCTATCGCTTATCTCTTTTTGGCGAAAGAAAAATGGACCTCAGAAGCGATAGTTACCCAGCCCAGCGCGGGTCAGGTGGCCAACTATAACGCCGCGCTAAACGTGCTTTACTCCGAGTCGCCGCAGGATAAGCCGGGCGTGGTAGAGCTGCAGCATCAATTGTTCAACCGTTTTAGCGCCTCCATCACTGCGCTTTCCGGCGCGCTGCAAAATCTCGATCAGCCGCTGGCATTAAAAATTGCCTCAGTTACGGCAGGCCAGCCCGATCCGCTTAGCGTTAAGTTCACCGCGCAGACAGCGCAAGAGGCCCAGGCGCAGGTAACGCATTTTATACAGCTGGTAAATAATGACGTGGTGCAGGATTACGGCGCGGATATCAAACGCAACCTGGCGGTAAAAACTCGTGAGTTAACCGACTCGCTCACTTCACAGCAGGAAGTAGCGAAAGAGAGAAAAACGCGGCGTATCGAAGCGTTAAAACAGGCGCTGAAAGTGGCTGAAGATGCTGGTATCACTAGCTCGCAGCTGACTCAGGCGGAGTTTTTATCGGATGATACGCTCTATCTGCTGGGTTCCAGGGCGCTCTCCTCGTCAATTGCGAATGAAGCGACTAAGCCCTTGCCACTGGATGATAACTATTACGCTACCCAGCGCGCGTTACGCTTGATTCAGGATCTGAAAATCCAGGTCGATAATCTGCAGTCCTTCCGCTATATCATGGAACCTGATTTACCTATCCGTCGCGATAGTCCGAAAAAGGGCCTGACGCTGGTGCTGGCGGTACTGCTGGGCGGAATCGTTGGCTCTGCGGTAGTGCTGGGGCGCAATATGGCTTCGACGTACCGGCAGCGTAAACAGTCTGCCTGA
- a CDS encoding glycosyltransferase family 4 protein, which produces MKLALLIDDYVPFSTKVAAKMMHELACEFSKAGHDVTVITPGVLQDQKIKADFIDGVEVIRFKSGPVKNCSFVKRAINETLLPFKAKNYLSNILNEKKFDLIVNYSPSIFWGYFARYLKEKNHCPVYLILRDFFPQWVIDNGMIKENSLATKYFRFFEKINYQAADVIGIQSEANIKYFKSCFGETYITRLLYNWADPEITAENYGFREKYNLQEKTIFFYGGNIGKAQDMDNLVRLAEKMQNRTEAHFVFLGQGDEVELIQRKINKNSINNVLLLPPVSQEEFRSILKEIDVGLFSLSRCHLSHNFPGKILGYMVNGIPILGSVNPGNDLKSVVEKAEAGFISVNGEDELFYENALRLLNDSALREKAGNNALCLLHEKFTVTAAAKEILSILIS; this is translated from the coding sequence ATAAAACTTGCCCTGTTAATTGACGATTATGTGCCGTTTAGCACAAAAGTTGCCGCCAAAATGATGCATGAGCTTGCATGCGAGTTTTCCAAGGCTGGACATGACGTGACGGTAATTACGCCAGGTGTATTGCAAGACCAAAAGATTAAAGCGGATTTTATTGACGGTGTCGAAGTTATACGCTTCAAATCTGGGCCTGTCAAAAATTGCTCGTTTGTAAAAAGAGCTATAAATGAAACCCTCTTGCCCTTTAAGGCGAAAAATTATTTATCAAATATCCTTAATGAGAAAAAATTTGATTTAATTGTTAATTATTCGCCATCTATATTTTGGGGATATTTTGCACGTTACCTCAAAGAAAAAAATCATTGCCCTGTATATTTGATATTGCGTGATTTCTTCCCGCAGTGGGTTATTGATAATGGAATGATTAAAGAAAATTCTTTAGCAACTAAATATTTCCGATTTTTTGAAAAGATAAACTACCAAGCCGCTGACGTTATCGGAATACAATCAGAGGCTAATATTAAATATTTTAAATCGTGTTTTGGGGAAACGTATATAACCCGTTTACTATACAACTGGGCAGATCCAGAAATCACTGCGGAAAATTATGGATTTCGTGAGAAATATAACCTCCAGGAAAAAACAATCTTTTTTTATGGTGGAAATATAGGTAAAGCCCAGGATATGGACAACCTTGTTCGCCTTGCTGAAAAAATGCAGAACCGAACCGAAGCTCATTTTGTATTCTTAGGGCAGGGGGATGAAGTTGAGCTGATTCAGAGAAAAATAAATAAAAACAGCATCAATAATGTGTTATTGCTTCCACCTGTCAGCCAGGAAGAATTCAGGTCAATACTAAAGGAAATCGATGTTGGCTTATTTTCCCTTAGCCGTTGTCACTTAAGCCATAATTTTCCCGGAAAGATACTCGGTTATATGGTCAATGGCATACCTATCTTAGGTAGCGTCAATCCCGGCAATGATTTAAAATCTGTTGTAGAAAAGGCCGAAGCCGGTTTTATTTCTGTGAATGGCGAAGATGAACTTTTTTACGAAAATGCATTGAGACTACTGAACGACTCAGCCTTGAGAGAAAAGGCTGGGAATAACGCCCTGTGCTTGCTGCATGAGAAGTTTACTGTAACAGCAGCGGCTAAAGAAATTTTGTCTATTCTTATTAGTTAA
- the wecB gene encoding non-hydrolyzing UDP-N-acetylglucosamine 2-epimerase: MGKKLRVLSVVGTRPEIIRLSAVLNKLDQYCDHYIAHTGQNYDYELNEVFFSDLSVKKPDFFLNAAGDNAAATIGNIIIKVDELLSELKPEALLILGDTNSCLAALSAKRKKIPVFHMEAGNRCFDQRVPEEINRKIVDHISDINMTYSDIAREYLLAEGISPDRVIKTGSPMFEVINQHREEIDQSDVLSRLSVEKNGFFVVSAHREENVDSSVNIHKLAEILNAVAEKYNLPVIVSTHPRTRKRFEENNIQFDKRVQLLKPLGFIDYIKLQIEAKAVLSDSGTITEESSILNFSALNIREAHERPEGMEEASVIMTGLSVERVMQALSILEDQPSGETRLLRPVNDYSMPNVSDKVLRIIHSYTDYVNRVVWKQY; encoded by the coding sequence ATGGGAAAGAAACTTCGAGTTTTAAGTGTCGTCGGTACTCGTCCTGAAATTATCAGGCTTTCTGCTGTGCTTAATAAACTAGACCAGTATTGCGATCACTATATTGCACATACCGGTCAAAATTATGATTATGAATTAAACGAGGTTTTTTTCAGCGATCTTTCTGTTAAGAAGCCCGATTTTTTTCTGAATGCGGCTGGCGATAATGCTGCTGCAACTATAGGTAATATAATAATAAAAGTGGATGAGCTGCTTAGTGAATTAAAACCTGAGGCTCTGCTTATTCTTGGCGATACCAATAGTTGTCTGGCTGCGTTGTCGGCTAAAAGGAAAAAAATCCCTGTTTTTCACATGGAAGCAGGGAACAGATGTTTCGATCAGCGTGTCCCTGAGGAGATTAACCGAAAAATTGTAGACCATATATCAGATATTAATATGACTTACTCTGATATAGCCCGTGAGTATCTTTTAGCTGAGGGAATTAGCCCGGACCGCGTGATCAAAACAGGCAGTCCTATGTTTGAAGTTATTAATCAACATCGGGAGGAAATCGATCAGTCAGATGTATTGAGCCGCCTTTCGGTTGAAAAGAATGGTTTTTTTGTTGTTAGTGCGCACAGGGAAGAGAATGTTGACAGCAGTGTGAATATTCATAAGCTTGCCGAAATCCTCAATGCTGTAGCTGAGAAATACAATCTTCCGGTTATTGTTTCCACGCATCCAAGAACGCGTAAGCGATTCGAGGAAAACAATATCCAGTTTGATAAACGTGTTCAGCTTCTTAAGCCTTTAGGATTTATCGATTATATAAAATTACAAATCGAAGCTAAGGCCGTTCTGTCTGATAGCGGAACTATTACTGAAGAATCTTCTATTCTGAACTTTTCAGCCTTGAATATCCGCGAAGCGCATGAACGTCCAGAGGGTATGGAAGAGGCGTCCGTCATCATGACTGGCTTGAGTGTTGAACGTGTTATGCAGGCCTTATCTATTCTTGAAGATCAGCCTTCCGGCGAGACCCGTCTGCTGCGTCCGGTTAATGATTACAGTATGCCCAACGTTTCTGATAAAGTTTTACGTATTATTCATAGCTATACTGACTATGTTAATCGTGTAGTATGGAAACAGTATTAA
- a CDS encoding WbuC family cupin fold metalloprotein, which produces MIILDEEFKEALYTRAQNSGRLRAHHCLHQSHQEPVQRLVIALMKNSYIPPHKHVLPHHWEYFHVIDGLIKLISFSESGQVDSIKLLGNDTGTFGVQIPTNVIHTLVCLSSKAMVFELKEGPFFESHAKAFPSWSVMEDEPAAHETVIRLENIQPGEFLV; this is translated from the coding sequence GTGATTATCCTCGATGAAGAATTTAAGGAAGCGCTATATACGCGTGCGCAAAATTCCGGTCGGTTAAGAGCTCACCATTGTTTGCACCAATCACATCAGGAGCCAGTACAGCGTTTAGTCATTGCGTTAATGAAAAACAGTTATATTCCGCCTCATAAACATGTGCTTCCGCATCATTGGGAATATTTTCATGTTATTGACGGGCTTATTAAGCTTATAAGTTTTTCCGAGTCGGGTCAGGTTGATTCCATTAAATTGCTTGGGAATGATACCGGCACTTTTGGCGTTCAAATACCAACAAATGTTATTCATACTTTAGTTTGCCTTTCGTCAAAAGCAATGGTGTTTGAATTAAAAGAAGGGCCTTTTTTTGAGTCACACGCAAAAGCCTTTCCGTCATGGAGTGTAATGGAGGACGAGCCTGCAGCGCACGAAACGGTAATCAGACTTGAAAATATACAACCAGGAGAATTTCTGGTGTGA
- the gndA gene encoding NADP-dependent phosphogluconate dehydrogenase, with protein MSKQQIGVVGMAVMGRNLALNIESRGYTVSVFNRSREKTDEVIAENPGKKLAPYYSIEEFVDSLEKPRRILLMVQAGEATDKTIASLTPHLDKGDILIDGGNTFYKDTIRRNKELSEQGFNFIGTGVSGGEEGALKGPSIMPGGQKEAYELVAPILDKIAARAEGEPCVTYIGPDGAGHYVKMVHNGIEYGDMQLIAEAYSLLKNALGLSNEDLAKTFSEWNEGELSSYLIDITKDIFTKKDEEGNYLVDVILDEAANKGTGKWTSQSSLDLGEPLSLITESVFARYLSSLKSQRVAASKVLSGPTAQAFSGDKAEFIEKVRRALYLGKIVSYAQGFSQLKAASDENNWDLNYGEIAKIFRAGCIIRAQFLQKITDAYKDTPDIANLLLAPYFKNIADEYQQALRDVVAYAVQNGIPTPTFSAAIAYYDSYRSAVLPANLIQAQRDYFGAHTYKRIDKDGVFHTEWLD; from the coding sequence ATGTCCAAGCAACAGATCGGCGTTGTAGGTATGGCAGTAATGGGCCGCAACCTGGCACTTAACATTGAGAGCCGCGGCTACACCGTATCCGTCTTCAACCGCTCTCGGGAAAAAACTGATGAAGTTATCGCCGAAAACCCGGGCAAAAAACTCGCGCCTTATTACAGCATCGAAGAGTTCGTTGACTCGCTGGAAAAACCGCGCCGTATCCTGCTGATGGTGCAGGCGGGCGAAGCGACCGATAAAACTATCGCTTCACTGACGCCCCACCTGGATAAGGGCGATATCCTGATCGACGGTGGTAACACCTTCTATAAAGATACGATTCGTCGTAACAAAGAACTTTCTGAGCAAGGCTTCAACTTTATCGGTACCGGCGTGTCCGGTGGCGAAGAGGGCGCGCTGAAAGGGCCTTCTATTATGCCTGGCGGTCAGAAAGAAGCTTATGAACTGGTTGCGCCAATTCTGGATAAAATCGCTGCACGTGCCGAAGGCGAGCCTTGCGTGACCTATATTGGTCCGGACGGTGCAGGTCACTATGTGAAAATGGTGCATAACGGCATTGAATATGGCGATATGCAGCTGATTGCTGAAGCTTACTCCCTGCTGAAAAATGCGCTGGGCCTGAGCAACGAAGATCTGGCGAAAACCTTCAGCGAGTGGAACGAAGGCGAGCTGAGCAGCTACCTGATCGACATCACCAAAGATATCTTCACCAAGAAAGACGAAGAGGGTAACTACCTGGTTGATGTGATCCTGGATGAAGCGGCGAACAAAGGCACCGGTAAATGGACCAGCCAAAGCTCGCTGGATCTGGGCGAACCGCTGTCTCTGATCACCGAATCCGTTTTCGCACGTTACCTCTCTTCACTGAAATCCCAGCGCGTTGCCGCTTCTAAAGTACTGAGCGGCCCGACTGCGCAAGCATTCAGCGGCGACAAAGCTGAGTTTATCGAGAAAGTACGCCGCGCGCTTTACCTGGGCAAAATCGTCTCTTATGCGCAGGGCTTCTCTCAGCTGAAAGCGGCTTCCGATGAAAACAACTGGGATCTGAACTACGGCGAAATCGCGAAAATTTTCCGTGCTGGCTGCATCATCCGCGCCCAGTTCCTGCAGAAAATCACCGATGCCTATAAAGATACGCCGGACATCGCTAACCTGCTGCTGGCGCCTTACTTCAAAAATATCGCTGATGAATACCAGCAGGCGCTGCGCGACGTGGTCGCTTATGCAGTGCAGAATGGTATCCCAACGCCAACCTTCTCAGCGGCTATCGCCTACTATGACAGCTATCGCTCAGCGGTGCTGCCGGCGAACCTGATCCAGGCGCAGCGTGACTACTTTGGTGCGCATACCTATAAGCGTATCGATAAAGACGGCGTATTCCACACCGAATGGCTGGATTAA